The Devosia sp. SD17-2 genome includes a region encoding these proteins:
- a CDS encoding DUF1176 domain-containing protein has product MIRPLLWLPLAAVLLSGSAMAQDVGLEEEARALHALAGGAMCNEDVSGWEDEDFASWELKYQPSYSDDAPKEVVTLVRLFCFAGAYNISHNYYIKTEFDGLRPLALAEPDYDLIYVNDDYEGDVESLEVTGMVATTTLVNSHFDPDTLTLTSYSKWRGLGDASSSGSWTFDDGRFVLVKFEVDASYDNEVNPETIVDYTKP; this is encoded by the coding sequence ATGATCCGTCCATTGCTTTGGCTGCCGCTGGCGGCTGTTTTGCTTTCTGGGTCGGCGATGGCGCAGGATGTCGGGCTGGAGGAAGAGGCGCGCGCACTGCATGCCCTGGCCGGCGGCGCGATGTGCAACGAGGACGTCAGCGGCTGGGAAGACGAAGATTTCGCCAGCTGGGAGCTGAAATATCAGCCCAGCTACAGCGATGATGCGCCCAAGGAAGTGGTCACGCTGGTGCGCCTCTTCTGCTTTGCCGGCGCCTACAACATCAGCCACAATTACTACATCAAGACCGAGTTTGACGGGCTTCGCCCGCTGGCACTGGCTGAGCCGGATTACGACCTCATCTATGTCAACGACGACTATGAAGGCGATGTGGAAAGCCTCGAGGTCACCGGCATGGTCGCCACGACGACACTGGTCAACTCCCACTTCGATCCGGACACACTGACGCTGACGTCCTATTCGAAGTGGCGCGGCCTCGGCGATGCCAGCTCGTCCGGCTCCTGGACATTCGACGACGGCCGTTTCGTGCTCGTGAAGTTCGAAGTCGACGCCTCTTACGACAACGAGGTGAACCCGGAGACCATCGTCGACTACACCAAGCCCTGA
- the arr gene encoding NAD(+)--rifampin ADP-ribosyltransferase, which produces MYASEQPEDAVFYHGTRADLKIGDKMIPGQKSNFGSGKPGSWIYFAATLEAAIWGAELAQGDGRERIYIVRPTGPFVDDPNLTDTKFPGNPTQSYRSQMPLEIVGEVETWQGHPPEQLQAMKDSVERLRLQGIEAID; this is translated from the coding sequence ATGTATGCATCCGAACAGCCAGAAGATGCCGTGTTTTATCACGGCACGCGCGCCGACCTGAAAATCGGCGACAAGATGATTCCGGGCCAGAAATCCAATTTCGGCAGCGGCAAGCCGGGGTCGTGGATCTATTTCGCAGCCACGCTGGAAGCGGCAATCTGGGGCGCCGAACTGGCACAAGGCGATGGCCGGGAGCGCATCTACATCGTGCGTCCCACTGGCCCCTTCGTCGACGATCCAAATCTGACCGACACGAAGTTTCCCGGAAACCCGACGCAATCCTACCGCAGCCAGATGCCGCTGGAGATTGTTGGCGAAGTGGAGACTTGGCAGGGGCATCCGCCCGAGCAGTTGCAGGCCATGAAGGACAGCGTGGAGCGCCTTCGCCTGCAGGGGATTGAAGCCATCGACTAG
- a CDS encoding AMP nucleosidase: MTIISPPRLETQSFTDPEAAWAHIAHIYHRNCEFIRSHLKALAQGVIPEGRVRAYYPQVEVRSTSYSRHESTLPYGYLHTPGIYRTTVTAPDLFRTYFQEQFAVLLHNHGGTIDIGESETPIPLHFALPPHEHVDGAALNALHIPLRDVFDAPDLAHTDDEIANGTYVPPRGGPYPLSAFTAPRVDYSLFRLAHYTGTGAEHFQNFVIFTNYQFYIDEFCRVAKQWMTDGHPHYQRFIEPGNVSTDNMLNGGAITGEPPPRSPQMPAYHLVADKGRGITMVNIGVGPANAKTITDHIAVLRPHAWIMLGHCAGLRNSQELGDYVLAHAYVREDHVLDADLPLTVPVPALAEVQVALEQAVEEITQTEGIETKKIMRTGTVATFDNRNWELRDQTEIVRQLSQSRAVALDMESATIAANGFRFRVPYGTLLCVSDKPLHGELKLPGMASDFYRTQVNRHLQIGLRAMEILRDQPAERLHSRKLRSFAETAFQ, encoded by the coding sequence ATGACGATCATCAGCCCGCCGCGACTCGAGACCCAGTCTTTCACTGACCCCGAGGCCGCCTGGGCCCATATCGCTCATATCTATCACCGCAATTGCGAGTTCATCCGCAGCCATCTCAAGGCTCTGGCGCAAGGCGTCATCCCCGAGGGCCGGGTGCGGGCCTATTACCCGCAGGTGGAAGTGCGCTCGACCAGCTATTCGCGCCACGAGAGCACCCTGCCCTATGGGTATCTCCATACCCCCGGCATCTACCGCACCACGGTGACGGCGCCCGACCTGTTCCGCACCTATTTCCAGGAACAGTTCGCCGTGCTGCTGCACAATCATGGCGGCACGATCGACATCGGCGAGTCGGAAACCCCGATCCCTCTGCATTTCGCCCTGCCACCGCATGAGCATGTTGATGGCGCCGCGCTCAATGCGCTGCATATTCCGCTGCGCGACGTGTTTGACGCGCCCGACCTCGCCCACACCGACGACGAAATCGCTAATGGCACCTATGTGCCGCCGCGTGGCGGACCTTACCCGCTTTCCGCCTTCACCGCACCGCGGGTCGACTATTCGCTGTTCCGCCTGGCCCACTACACCGGCACCGGCGCCGAGCACTTCCAGAATTTCGTGATCTTCACGAACTACCAGTTCTACATCGACGAGTTCTGTCGCGTCGCCAAGCAGTGGATGACCGACGGCCACCCGCACTACCAGCGCTTCATCGAGCCGGGCAATGTCTCGACCGACAATATGCTGAACGGTGGCGCCATCACCGGCGAGCCGCCCCCGCGCAGCCCGCAGATGCCCGCCTACCATCTCGTCGCCGACAAGGGCCGCGGCATCACCATGGTCAATATCGGCGTCGGCCCGGCCAACGCCAAGACCATCACCGACCATATCGCCGTACTGCGCCCGCACGCCTGGATCATGCTCGGTCACTGTGCCGGCCTGCGGAACAGCCAGGAGCTCGGCGACTATGTGCTGGCCCACGCCTATGTGCGCGAGGACCACGTGCTCGACGCTGACCTGCCGCTGACCGTGCCCGTTCCGGCGCTGGCCGAAGTGCAGGTCGCGCTTGAACAGGCGGTGGAGGAAATCACCCAGACCGAGGGGATCGAGACCAAGAAGATCATGCGCACCGGCACGGTCGCAACTTTCGACAACCGCAATTGGGAACTGCGCGATCAGACGGAGATTGTGCGTCAGCTCAGCCAGTCCCGCGCCGTGGCGCTGGACATGGAAAGCGCGACCATTGCGGCGAACGGCTTCCGCTTCCGCGTGCCCTACGGCACCCTGCTCTGCGTTTCCGACAAGCCGCTGCATGGCGAGCTCAAACTGCCGGGCATGGCCTCGGACTTCTATCGCACCCAGGTCAACCGGCATCTGCAGATCGGCCTGCGCGCCATGGAAATCCTGCGCGATCAGCCGGCTGAGCGGCTGCATTCACGAAAACTGCGGAGCTTTGCGGAGACGGCGTTCCAGTAG